In Trichomycterus rosablanca isolate fTriRos1 chromosome 2, fTriRos1.hap1, whole genome shotgun sequence, the genomic window TTGAAAGGCTGATTGGAGCGAAAAATCCGCCTCCCAGGTAAAATGGCTGATACCACAGAAGCAGAGGGCTGAGCCTCACACATTGCCCCCCCCCTTTCTTCTATGTTCGAGGACCATTTTATGTGGACATTCCCCCCTTCCATTTCAATTTTATCACCATGGCTATGCATGATATGAATCGTGCCAAGGGTTTTCCTTGCAAAGAATGCGACACGATATGCCCGAGTACACCTAGCCTTCTGGAGCATATGAAAGCCCACTATCACCAAGAAGCGATTGGCAGATTTGAATGTGAACAGTGTGGACGTTTTTTCAAGCATGCCAGTAGTTTGGCGTCGCACAAAAAGTCCCACGAGCTTGGCTCTTACCAGTGCCCAGTGTGTACCAGAACACTACCAAATGCTTTAGCTTTGAAGAACCACCTCCGAATTCATACTCTGTCTCCTAGTGCGCACGCTGAAGAGGAGAATGAGGATGGTGTTGAAGATAGGGATTATGGCTTAGCACAAGATCTTTCTGACGCAGGTTACCGAGGCCACCTGAGCAGCGGCAGCGGCATGATGACGGGCCATGACCACGACAAGCAGAAATCGCCAGGGTCCGACGATGCTTGGGACAGACCGTTCAAGTGTGACCAGTGTGACAGGACCTACCGGCACCACGGCAGCTTGGTCAACCACAAGAAGTCGCATCAAGAAGGCACTTACAAGTGTACCCTCTGTTACAAGCAGTTCAACAACCTGGCAGCGCTAGGTGCCCACGAGCGCACCCATTCCAAGTTCAAACCTCCCGGCATGTCCATGGGAAGCCTCGTTCCAGAGGCGTCCTCCCAACCTCGCCCCCCTGCCCTTCAGACGGACGACATGGCGGCTTGTTATTGCCACCTGTGCCAAGTTTCCTTGCCCAGTAAGACTGACTTTCAGGAGCACATTCTGTTACATAACGCTGCGTCGTCGTCGTTGGGGTTGACCCGTAGTTTCCCGGGGATAGTGCCACACAATCTCGGCACTGTCCGTACGCCCACGATCAATCCCTACACCCCTACTCTAGGCGACCCCCTTCCCCTTCCTTTACCTGACAAACGTTACGACCAGATGCTAGGTCCTCCCCTAAACACTCCCATTTATACCTGCGCGTACTGCGGGTCTGGACACACTGACGTGGAGAGTCTCAAACTTCACTATTTGACCCATGAAACTCAGCCCTCGACACACTCTCAAGAAGGCCCGTCTATTCTAAACTCAGAGGGTTTAGGTTCCAATCCCCAGCCGTCTGTATCCTCGCCCGGTGGGGAGTCCCGTGGCCAGCAGCAGTCTTCATCCATCGATGATGCTGATGCTGACCGCAGGTTCAAGTGTCAAGAATGCGGTAAAAGTTATCGGCATGCCGGTAGTCTGGTCAATCACAAGCGCTGCCACCAGACAGGCCAGTACCAGTGCACTATTTGTTGTAAAGAGTACCCGCACCTTGCAGCACTCCAGAGTCACCTACGCAGTCACAAAACCCGCCCAAATTCTCAAGGTATGAACTCGGAAGGTGATTGGCTCTCATCCGAGCCCATGACAGGTCTAGAATCCCAACAAAGCTTTGTGCATTCCCAAGATCAAGAGAACGGCACGTCGACGCCCATCTCCCTCACTGGTAACCTCGGCGACGCCGGCCACTTCGTTTCGGACGGCGGTCACAGCGGCGGTCTCGATTCGCTAGAGTTCCACGACCGGTTTGACACCTCGCTGGCGCAGGGGAACTCCGGCCATTCCCCTCTTCCGCAGAACAGTCGGCAGACGGACAGACACATGTGCGCTCAACAGGGCAGCATGTCCAACGGCTACATGGCTAACATGGGATTTCAGAGCTCGAGCGGTGCGTCTttaccagccagcagcgccAGCCACAAAGAGAGCAACAGGCAGCGGCGAGGGCAAGACCAGTACGGAGGGAACCAGGGAGGCCAGGCTAAGAGAATGGACAACAAAGATGAAGACGAAGTCTACCAGTGCACGGTCTGCGGGAACCATTACGCGAGTCTCCGAGCTCTTCGTAGCCACTTGCGCAGCCACGAGTCCAACCAAAGCGCCGGGCCCTCCGGATCTTCCCTCACGCCCTTAGGTGAGCAAGAGTGGAGGAGGAGGCAAGAAGGTAGTCAAGCCAACCTGCtggtttgtagtgtgtgtggccAGACTTTCAGTAGAAAGCAGGACCTTCTTAACCACCAGCTGGTCCACGGACCTCCTCGACCGGGTGGCTCTGGTCAGGGCTTGGGGGGCGGCAGCTCTAGTGCTAATGGCAAAGTGGATGGAAGGAACCACATTTGCGTTGACTGTGGCATGTTCTTTGCAGATCGCCATCACCTGATCACTCACCTGTGCCCAGGCAAGGCGAGAGGCAGCAAAGACTTGAACGGAGCTAAAGGGATGAGCGGCGGCGCCGGGACCAGTGGCGGCGCCGCGGGTCATCGGCAAATGGCCGGCTCCGAAGAACGGCCGCACAAGTGCGACCAGTGCGGGAGAGGTTACAGGCACCCGTGCTCCCTCCTGAACCACAAGAAATCACACAAGACCGGGGTCTTCCGCTGCCTGGTGTGCCAAAAACGCTACTACAACCTGCTGGCCCTCAAGAACCACCAGAGGACTCATTTTGACTTAAAGAGGTTAGCCAGCATTGCATGTGCCCTATTATACTATTAACTGTGTAATTCTCTTTGCATACTTTGGTGTGTATGTACTGAGCTCCCCCGCTGTGCTTTCCCAGGGCGTCACTAAAACCAGAACTAAGATTCAGATACAGTTTTGTTAGGAGATGTGTTCAGTTTATCGCCAGTAAAACCAAACTgagggcaacacacactttcgtgcacacacacacacacacacacacacaacctcacaGTGTGAAGTCGTGTAGTCAGCTCGGTGTGTAAGCTATCCACCCTGCGTACGGCGGTGTTCGTAATCTCAGACGCTGTTCTGACCAGTTGTGGCTCTGTGTGTGTCCGTGTTTTACAGGCACAAGTGCGAGGAGTGCGGCAAAGCCTTCAAGATCCAGAAGCAGCTGATCAATCACCTCCGTCTGCACGAAGAGCACCGGGCCAAGACCGGGATCCGCGGCCCAGACCAGCACCAGCGAATCCAAAACATGAACCAGCACAACGGCGCCCGTTATGAAGGAGGACCCTCCCAGATGCAGCAGATGCGCATGGGAGACCCGAAAATGCAAAACCCTCCCCAGATGATGGCCAACTACGGCCAGCCTCAAGGGTACAAGAAGCCGTACGCGGACGCCAGGTCCCAGCAGGTGGACGACGGGAGCGGGCGCCGGCCTTTCGCCTGCGACCAGTGCGGGCGCACCTACCGCCACGCCGGCAGTCTGGCCAATCACAAGAATCTGCACAAGATCGGCGAGTACCACTGCAACGTCTGCAACTCCACCTACCCCAACCGCCTGGCCATGAAGAACCACCTGCGGATGCATTTCGCCCTCAAGAAGTACTCCTGCCAGGAATGCGGCCGAGGCTTCAGGAACCCGAGGCAGCTCGAGACTCACACCGCCAACCAGCTCTGCAAGGACATGCCGGGTCCCAGCGTGCCGCCTCAGATGCAGCCTCCTCCTCCTCTGGGGTACGAGTGCAACGGATGCTCGGAAGGTTTCCGAACCGCGTCCGAACTGGCCTCCCACAGCTGCGGCGCCCAGATCCCGTCCTCCTCCGGCTCCCTGAGCAGCTCCGGTCTGAACCTGGACTCCAGCGATCTGGGCTCCCCCGAGCGTGAGGAGCGACCCTTCGCCTGCGACCTGTGCGGCTGCTCGTACAAGCACGCCAGCAGCCTGCTGAACCACAAGAACACGCACAAGACCGGCAACTTCAGCTGCTCCTACTGCGACAAGCCCTACACCAACTACATGGCCCTGCGCAACCACATGCGCATCCACACGCAGAAGAAGCGGCACATCTGCACCACCTGCGGGAAGGCCTTCCGACTGGCCCGCTTCCTGCGCAATCACCAGAGGGTCCACGAGGAGGGGCACGCCCGCTTCGCCTGCCCCACCTGCGGGAAGAGCTTCCAGGGCCGCTCCGGACTGGCCAGGCACCGCTGCGGGGACAACCAGGTAGGCAACGAGTACGGGAGGAAGGCCGTTTCCAGCACCTCGGCGGAGGGGGCGGAGGAGTGCCGGTTCACGTGAGTTTTTACGTCTAGTTGTTCCATGATTTTTGAAGTGAACTTAGTAAAGATCACACGGGTTTTTACGTGTCTATTACAGGTATATGATCTCCAATCCGGCTTCCTCGGGACCATTCGTGTGCCGGAATTCGGATTTTTCTGAAGTTTGGACAGTTTGATTAGTGGAGACCAGATAAGTTACCCTCCcacccctttactttcagttaGCACTAAGCTCCAGAGTTTTGAACTTcaaagtgtttttgtgtttatttgattaataataaatttatttgATTGATTTCTGATCTTGATACAATTGTAGAAATGTTTACAGCTGTTagctttattattgttgttatttaccTGGGTTttaagggttcacaaacttatGATGAACTAAAAGCTAGATTTAAAATGCACATAAACTAACgtacactatacggccaaaagtattcggacacccgacTGAGCTTGTTCTACGTCACATTTCAAAactcttttcagctagaacgacAGTCGCTCTTTTGAGCAggatgtgggaatttgtgcccactcagtGGTACGAAGCAgcgttttgtatttgtatggcCGGGCACTGATCGATCAGtcagtgttccggttcatcccagagctgtttacattttcattcacattctcagcatttagccgatgcttttatccaaagtgactttcagtactgtgacagtattttgtctaagcaactgagggttaagggccttacttaagggcccaacagtttacaacctggcagtggtgggccttgaaccagcgaccctttgattactagtccagtaccttaacctgttGGTAACTTCTGTTGctggaacacatgaattcagtcattagaagggggcgtccacatacttttgaccatgtggtGTATACACCCAGATCCTGGCACATTCTGCTCTAAAGGCTGCTATTAGGGTTTAAAATCCTGGCACTGAGCTAAATGAATGACTATTTAGATGTAGCCAGTGCCCGCTTTGGCTCATTCTGGTGTCCAGATTGGTACGTTTGGCTACTTTACATTATTTGGCGGCTGGATGAAAGATCATATACCTGTACGTACCTCCATATTACCCCCCCTGTACTGTACAGCTGTGCACTGATAGGTCCACATTCACTCTAGTGTAGCTCACTAATAGATCCAACAGCCAATCGGAGCGCAGGATTTACGTTCCTCTCGTCCTCCTTTACAGATGTGAGCAGTGTGGGCGCTCCTACCGCCACGCCAGCTCCCTCCTGAACCACAAGAACACCCACACCGTCGGCATCTACCACTGCGCCGTGTGCCTCAAGACCTACTCCAACCTGCTCGCTCTGAAAAACCACCGTCGCATTCACTCGGAGACGCGCCGCCACCGCTGCCCCGAGTGCGGCAAGGCCTTCCGCGTCTCCTCCCAGCTCCAGAACCATCGCCGGATCCACCAGGACGGCCGGGAGTTCTCCTGCACCCAGTGCCAGCGCAGCTTCCCCAGCCAGACCAGCTTCCGCCTGCACCTTCAGATGCAACACGGCCGCTCGCACAAACCGGCGCATTACCAGCATCGGAACCCCGACGGCTCGTCCGGGGCGTCCGACCTGGGCTGGAACTCCGGCCTGGACCTCACCCTCATGCAGGCGTGCCACCAGAACCCCCCGCCGAGGGAGCGCGGCCCTTCGTCCAAATCTCACGTCTGCGATCAGTGCGGCCGAGGGTACCGGCACGCCAGCTCGCTGCTGAACCACAAGAACAGCCACAAATCCGGCGCCTACTACTGCGCCCCCTGCCAGAAGGAGTTCACCAACCTGATGGCCTACAAGAatcaccggcgcattcacaccgaGCCCAAGCGCTACCAGTGCCCCGACTGCGGCAAATCCTTCCGCGTGTCCACGCAGCTGGTGTgccaccggcgcattcacaccaAGGAGAAACCCTTCTCCTGCCAGCAGTGCGACAAACGCTTCTCCAGCAAATCCAACCTCAGACATCACCAAAAAGTCCACTGGTCCcagaacagcagcagcagcgccCCCATGGGTACCTCCAGTTTCCTATCCATGCCCTCTGGATCTTTTATATAGAACTACTGACTCGGGGGGGCAGAAGGACTCTGAGGGTTCTGGAGGTGCCAAAAGTGGGGATGATTTTTACTGGTATTTATTTTGACAGCAGAGCAGGTTGTAGTTTAGGTTTTAGGACGGAACCGTTACTCGTTACCCCCCTCAAACACCCCAAAAATGTTCCACCAAACTGAtgcatcacacaaacactcacggGGGCGTTCGTACCTCTAATGAAGTGTTGATCCAGGAACCGTGCGTGTCGGTTCAGGAACTGTATTTACGCCCACcccgaccacacacacacacacacacacacacacacacacacacacacacctccagcGTTCAGCACCAGTGTTTCTCTGTACCAGGATTCACTCAGTAAGGAATCGGACCCCCCGTGTATAAAGCCGTTGTAGGATGGATGTTTGTGTAGGATTtagatcggactgtattatagATCAGACTCGTTCTTCTTTTACTCCTCCGTCTGATCTTCACGTCTttctaacgtgtgtgtgtgaccagATTCAAACCgtattattaataatcttaATTAttacgatgatgatgatgatgatggactcgcggtttctgttctgtttcattgtaataaaaaaaaaaagtttgttttttatggaaaaaaaaaagagggaaCAGCGAGAGAGAACAGCGGCACGCACGTCTGATGAGCTGCTGATCAGAACCCCAGAGGAAGAAGGAAAAGGGAACTGTGCATGACTGAGCGTGTTCTGGAGCGTGTTCTGGAGCGTGTTCTGGAGCGTGTTCTGGAGCGTGTTCTGGATGGTTTTGGTTGAACCGTGTTTTGGTCTCGTAGTTCTGACTGTATTATTTACAGAAACAGCTTTTTTA contains:
- the si:dkey-89b17.4 gene encoding zinc finger protein 646 isoform X2; this encodes MAMHDMNRAKGFPCKECDTICPSTPSLLEHMKAHYHQEAIGRFECEQCGRFFKHASSLASHKKSHELGSYQCPVCTRTLPNALALKNHLRIHTLSPSAHAEEENEDGVEDRDYGLAQDLSDAGYRGHLSSGSGMMTGHDHDKQKSPGSDDAWDRPFKCDQCDRTYRHHGSLVNHKKSHQEGTYKCTLCYKQFNNLAALGAHERTHSKFKPPGMSMGSLVPEASSQPRPPALQTDDMAACYCHLCQVSLPSKTDFQEHILLHNAASSSLGLTRSFPGIVPHNLGTVRTPTINPYTPTLGDPLPLPLPDKRYDQMLGPPLNTPIYTCAYCGSGHTDVESLKLHYLTHETQPSTHSQEGPSILNSEGLGSNPQPSVSSPGGESRGQQQSSSIDDADADRRFKCQECGKSYRHAGSLVNHKRCHQTGQYQCTICCKEYPHLAALQSHLRSHKTRPNSQGMNSEGDWLSSEPMTGLESQQSFVHSQDQENGTSTPISLTGNLGDAGHFVSDGGHSGGLDSLEFHDRFDTSLAQGNSGHSPLPQNSRQTDRHMCAQQGSMSNGYMANMGFQSSSGASLPASSASHKESNRQRRGQDQYGGNQGGQAKRMDNKDEDEVYQCTVCGNHYASLRALRSHLRSHESNQSAGPSGSSLTPLGEQEWRRRQEGSQANLLVCSVCGQTFSRKQDLLNHQLVHGPPRPGGSGQGLGGGSSSANGKVDGRNHICVDCGMFFADRHHLITHLCPGKARGSKDLNGAKGMSGGAGTSGGAAGHRQMAGSEERPHKCDQCGRGYRHPCSLLNHKKSHKTGVFRCLVCQKRYYNLLALKNHQRTHFDLKRHKCEECGKAFKIQKQLINHLRLHEEHRAKTGIRGPDQHQRIQNMNQHNGARYEGGPSQMQQMRMGDPKMQNPPQMMANYGQPQGYKKPYADARSQQVDDGSGRRPFACDQCGRTYRHAGSLANHKNLHKIGEYHCNVCNSTYPNRLAMKNHLRMHFALKKYSCQECGRGFRNPRQLETHTANQLCKDMPGPSVPPQMQPPPPLGYECNGCSEGFRTASELASHSCGAQIPSSSGSLSSSGLNLDSSDLGSPEREERPFACDLCGCSYKHASSLLNHKNTHKTGNFSCSYCDKPYTNYMALRNHMRIHTQKKRHICTTCGKAFRLARFLRNHQRVHEEGHARFACPTCGKSFQGRSGLARHRCGDNQVGNEYGRKAVSSTSAEGAEECRFTCEQCGRSYRHASSLLNHKNTHTVGIYHCAVCLKTYSNLLALKNHRRIHSETRRHRCPECGKAFRVSSQLQNHRRIHQDGREFSCTQCQRSFPSQTSFRLHLQMQHGRSHKPAHYQHRNPDGSSGASDLGWNSGLDLTLMQACHQNPPPRERGPSSKSHVCDQCGRGYRHASSLLNHKNSHKSGAYYCAPCQKEFTNLMAYKNHRRIHTEPKRYQCPDCGKSFRVSTQLVCHRRIHTKEKPFSCQQCDKRFSSKSNLRHHQKVHWSQNSSSSAPMGTSSFLSMPSGSFI
- the si:dkey-89b17.4 gene encoding zinc finger protein 646 isoform X1, which gives rise to MAMHDMNRAKGFPCKECDTICPSTPSLLEHMKAHYHQEAIGRFECEQCGRFFKHASSLASHKKSHELGSYQCPVCTRTLPNALALKNHLRIHTLSPSAHAEEENEDGVEDRDYGLAQDLSDAGYRGHLSSGSGMMTGHDHDKQKSPGSDDAWDRPFKCDQCDRTYRHHGSLVNHKKSHQEGTYKCTLCYKQFNNLAALGAHERTHSKFKPPGMSMGSLVPEASSQPRPPALQTDDMAACYCHLCQVSLPSKTDFQEHILLHNAASSSLGLTRSFPGIVPHNLGTVRTPTINPYTPTLGDPLPLPLPDKRYDQMLGPPLNTPIYTCAYCGSGHTDVESLKLHYLTHETQPSTHSQEGPSILNSEGLGSNPQPSVSSPGGESRGQQQSSSIDDADADRRFKCQECGKSYRHAGSLVNHKRCHQTGQYQCTICCKEYPHLAALQSHLRSHKTRPNSQGMNSEGDWLSSEPMTGLESQQSFVHSQDQENGTSTPISLTGNLGDAGHFVSDGGHSGGLDSLEFHDRFDTSLAQGNSGHSPLPQNSRQTDRHMCAQQGSMSNGYMANMGFQSSSGASLPASSASHKESNRQRRGQDQYGGNQGGQAKRMDNKDEDEVYQCTVCGNHYASLRALRSHLRSHESNQSAGPSGSSLTPLGEQEWRRRQEGSQANLLVCSVCGQTFSRKQDLLNHQLVHGPPRPGGSGQGLGGGSSSANGKVDGRNHICVDCGMFFADRHHLITHLCPGKARGSKDLNGAKGMSGGAGTSGGAAGHRQMAGSEERPHKCDQCGRGYRHPCSLLNHKKSHKTGVFRCLVCQKRYYNLLALKNHQRTHFDLKRHKCEECGKAFKIQKQLINHLRLHEEHRAKTGIRGPDQHQRIQNMNQHNGARYEGGPSQMQQMRMGDPKMQNPPQMMANYGQPQGYKKPYADARSQQVDDGSGRRPFACDQCGRTYRHAGSLANHKNLHKIGEYHCNVCNSTYPNRLAMKNHLRMHFALKKYSCQECGRGFRNPRQLETHTANQLCKDMPGPSVPPQMQPPPPLGYECNGCSEGFRTASELASHSCGAQIPSSSGSLSSSGLNLDSSDLGSPEREERPFACDLCGCSYKHASSLLNHKNTHKTGNFSCSYCDKPYTNYMALRNHMRIHTQKKRHICTTCGKAFRLARFLRNHQRVHEEGHARFACPTCGKSFQGRSGLARHRCGDNQVGNEYGRKAVSSTSAEGAEECRFTYMISNPASSGPFVCRNSDFSEVWTV